The Acidobacteriota bacterium nucleotide sequence CCCTACGCGCCGGGCGTGTTCGGCTGGTGGGGCCGGTCCCGCACCTTCCTGGCGCAGGTGCGCAACGAGATGGAGCGCGTCACCTGGCCCACGTGGCGGGAAGTGCAGGCGACCACCATCGTCGTGATCCTCGTCTCGATCGCCTTCGGCCTGTATCTGTGGGGCATCGACCTGGTGCTCGACCGGCTTGCGCGCGGCGTGTTCCAGGCGTTCGGCGTTTAGCAGAGTAATGAACGATGACTGACGTAGCT carries:
- the secE gene encoding preprotein translocase subunit SecE; the encoded protein is MKPARTKTAREVTPYAPGVFGWWGRSRTFLAQVRNEMERVTWPTWREVQATTIVVILVSIAFGLYLWGIDLVLDRLARGVFQAFGV